Part of the Salminus brasiliensis chromosome 2, fSalBra1.hap2, whole genome shotgun sequence genome, TACAATATTTTGTATAGTAGCTCAATTTCATGCTCTtgccacaagctaatatgttagccTCATGCTAACAGACCAGCCACAAATTAATAAGATGATAATCATAAGATCACAATACAATACTCAGCAATTCAACCAGATACGAATACGCTGCACTGTAGCATCACTAATAACAACAGCAAGCTGAACCCTGTAGAAACTGCATACCCCAAAAGGTCAGATTCTTTTCACTGACCTGGAAAGCAATTGCCTGACTTAAACTGTCGAGCGCAGGGTCTTCTCCCTCATCTGCACTTTCTTCAGGCTCACTGGTGGGGGAAATAAAAACATGTCCAAATTATGCTTTATGTAAAaagagcaggaaaaaaaaacccaaacccacacacacacacacacacacacacacacacacacacacacacacacacacacacacacagaaaggctACTTACACTTCTTCAGGCtgttttatctttttcttctttttcttctccttctttggTGGAGGTTCTCTTTCTCCCAGCAAATTCTTTGGGCAGGAGTAGCTTAAGTGACCGTCTTCCTGTGGTGAATCACAGGAATAACAGGGTGTAAACCTAATGTTGAACTATAATCCAACTACTAGGCTAATGCCTTTGGTAAGTACAAATGTACAGCACAAATTCACATAGCACTGCAACACCAGTGCACTGAGCATACTAAAATGAAACCCCTGTTGCTAAATTTTAGTGGTATTTGCACTCAGAATTAAGCAACTGTTCAAGTGAGTAGGGGCCATTTTTTCCTaacagcaaaaaataataaaataattgattACCCGTTTCACCTAGGCATGTTAAAAAAGGTTTGAACTGAAGGAAGTGTACCATTACCATGTACCATTAACTGACACAATGTCTAGCACTAGgatgtaaaaatacaaatgtgttaattatatattaatagaatATTGATTTAAGTCATTTCAGTGGGGATTAAGTGTTTCTGATGCCAATTAAGGGAATTTGTTAGAACAAGACCAAAAgtgatgttaaataaataaaacgcaATAATGTGGATTCATTTATACTGAGTGCTACAGACATTTGAGACAAAGTTGCAAAGTTCAATACTGTACTGAGACTCTGAAGCACTTTTAACCCTTTATTTTAGTAAGTTAACAGCAGACTGAGGTCATATTTTGCCAGCACTCTTACATATAAGGGTAATGCCACTGAATACCAATGTTGCCTTCTGTAATTTTCACTGGATAATTGACGTGTGAGCACGAGGAAGCTTTGTAAAGTTTACACTTTAACCTTCAAATAAGAAATCATCATTTCACTATATGGCTAGTTGAATTGGAATACTGTCTATCCCATGGCTTGTCCCAATGGTAAATATACAACACCTTGAATTGGATGCTATGGATGCTGTGTAGGTATTTAAACCCGGTATCTTTAACCTCAACTAAAAACCTAAATATataaagtgtaaatgtaaatgtaaatgttctcctCAGAGCTGAATGACATTGTTTAAAATAGTAAGAGAGGGGGGTCTTCTGCATAGTAATAATTGTTTGTAAATAAGCAGTGAATATTTTtcctttaaataataataataataataataataataataataaaataataataaaaaataaactgtcCTTTCAAAATGCTGCGTAGtctaggactaggcttaatccctgtacTGGAAACTGGTCCTCCTTGGTGTTCAGGCAATGATATTACTACACACTTCTGCAAAATAAGTGTATCTGGGACAATGAAAACCAGCACAGGAGCTTTGggagtttttttccccctctcactATAATCCATATCCTAACCATTATACTACCTTAGCTAGTGTATTACTACTGTTTCATGTTGCTTTgtggctgaaaaacaagttataatCCCAATAAAAGAAGTATAACAACAAAAAGCTGCACAGTGGTTTTTGCACTTTGCCTTAAAACCTAGTCTAAACACCATGCTTAAAACATTTTGTGACTAATTTATCAAATTATAATTTAAAATAGGATGTCCAACAACTTACACCACACTCATAACACCTGGATTTGTCCGTGTAGTTTCTCCTCCGAATAAACTCAGCTGCTCTTCCATTATCAATGGCAATGCTGGCCTTTACCAACCTCCCGAACAACTGCAAAAGAGACAAGGAGAAAATTACTGGGAGTACTGGGACAATACAGCAACCAAAAGACATGCAAACAGATTGTTTGTAAATGGAAAGGCAATGGTTTACTGATTTTACCAAAGTACCTGTTTGTTGTTTAGTGCTCGGGCACAATTGTGGGCGGACTCTCTGTCCAGGAACAGCACGAACGCCACTCCTTTGCTCATCCGTGTCTGTTTGTCCTTGACAACAGTCACCCTTGAAACACCCCAAAGAAATTGTATATGTAAGGCTCCATGTGATTACAACGCAACCACTCATTTAATTGTTGAATATGGAAAGTCTAACCAAAAAATGCATACTTACTTAACAACCTTCCCATATTTGGTGCACAGCTATTGGGGAAATGAGAGAATTCCGTGTGAGACAAGCAAAACCACAAAACATTTGGGCCTAATTCACAGTCTCTACACTGAGAACACACTATAGCACAATCTTGAGAAAATCACGGCCATTGCTGGAGAGTTTAAAAAATTGTGTCTGAGCAAGAAATGACACACGCAACAAGATTCAAGCACTATGTAATTCTGCAATCTGTTAATATGGCTGTAATGATTGTTGGGTTTAGTGGCTTACAAATGAAATCATAAGAAAATGAGCCACGAGATCTTCTCAAAAAGCAAAACTGTAGAGGTGAATTTGTTTAGCACTGCAGTTACACACCACCAACATGCTTACAATAAGGATGCAATACTGAGTGCTTGAAATTGGCTAAATCCGATTAAGTTGCCTGCATTTTCTTAACATTCAATGTTTGTAAATTATGTAAACATAGCCTAACAAGGTTTAGTCCAGGAAATGGCTTAATTGACTTTACAAAAAGCATTTGTTTACCAAACTCAGTGGATGTCAATGTAGAAAATGCATTAGAAAAAGTTctttaggagcatttctattggtccgttaaTCCCGAAATTCTGACAGTTTAAAGAGCAACTGCTTGATTTAAACAatgtcaaaaagaaaaaagaaaaattagtGATGTATGATATATCTGTGGCCGATATATTATTTGCCGatatatgtttttttcagtTATTGTCATCGGTCCGTTAGAGGCCGATATTTTGGCCGATATTGCAACCGATAACTTTCGGACTTttgctgtttgcaataaatgtTCAGCTGAGGTACAGAGAGGGGGAAATGAAGCAATACCTTTCAATACCTGTAATTTAATCAGTCATTTGAGAATTTGTCATTCCACTGATGTATATAAAGGATGGGTGTCTATAAAACAGGCATTTAAAAGTGCCAGAAAGTTTGCTAAAGACAGTCCGAAAGCTAAAGCCATCACAGACGAAAGCTGCAGTTTATGGCTCTTGACGACCAACCGTTCTCTGTCGTGGAGGACCATGGATTTCGTTGACTGCTTGAGCAAGGTCTGATGTTTATTGCTATGTAAAGTGAATTACTAAAAAAGGTTTTTTAAAAGCAGTTCATATATGGATTATAATgtgacctttttttaaatactaaaaACGTTAAGTTATCGGTTTTTAATATCGGTATCGGCCACAACAATGTGCTAATAATCGGTTATCATATCGGCCCAAGAAATTCtatatcggtgcatccctaataaaaatggagatacatgaaTTTAGTGTGACAGCATCAACATGTTTTACTTGGTACGTTAGCATTTCAGAGACCTACagttaataaagataaaaaattataaataaataaataaaatcaggtTAATAAGGTAACATAATCTATAGTCCAGTGCTTGTTGTACAGCGCAAAGCCAATGATGTCACACAGCTCCCAAAAAATTTAGTTTGGACCCTTTCAAAGCCTGAATTATTTTCAAGAAACAATTATGATCGTGCACAATTTTTATAATGAAAGACATTCACATTTAAAGGTCACTGAATTTATTTAATAACTGCAGTTTAGCAACTACTTCTAATATCCTTTACAATACAAGCAGGAAACAGGAAACaggaaaatcttttttttttttttcaaaaaatcTGAACGCATGGAAATTGTTTTGCATTGCAGGAACATACTAGTTACAGTCCTCACTTAGCAGTGCACATCATCTCTTACACAGGCACTGCAATGTATTTATGGACAATTTGTTTATAGCTATAATTATAtaatgcgtgtgtgtgcatttgtgcaaagcatgcgctctatctattaatattatttgtcatttgttgGCGTCCAGTGTGTGATAATGTCAAGCATGATGTGAAATAACTTGCCTTATGCAGGTCGCTATTGGTCAGAGAAAACGGCAGATTGGAAACATAAACTGTGCTTTTGCTTGGTGCTAAGCCGCCACTCATCTCgcacctggaaaaaaaaagggaaaaggtcATTTGTACGGCTTTGCCAACCAGATCACCTGCAGAGCACCTGAGAACCAATGAACTGGCACAGACCCAGTGatctgggtacagaggagaaAATAACAAAAGGGAATGAAAAGCATAAATGATATGAAAGCAGGTCCTGACCACACATTAAGTTTGTgcgtaaaaaaaaatgctgggaGAAATGATCTCTTAAAATCAGCCCATTCATAACTGagataaatatattattaatacattacttataccagtggttcccaaccctgctCCAATGAACAAGCCCTTTCTGAGTTTAAGGTAGTGCATTAGAGCAGGAAACATGTGAAACGTGCAGGGCAGAGGGGTCCTCCAGAATCAGGGCTGGGAACCACTGATCCGTACCATTGTACTGTGATATTGATAAAGCATTctctgtgatgatgatgatgatgatgatacagGTGGATTTATTCTTAATCTTAACATTTTTATGTACATTTAGACCAATGTTGGCAACGACCCACAATACATTCCCATGTATGAGCTTCTCTACACTGTATTTTCAGTTTCTCTTTTGTGAAACCAAGTCATGCTGTCCAGGAACTGAcatctaactgtgttctttggacaAAAAATGTATAGTTATTTCTGTAAACGTGTTTTTATCTGGTTTAATATTTTGAATTTTAGAGAAAGCTCCTCCATAGTCGGTTTGTGAAGCATTATTTGAGACACTGTAAAATGATGACCTTACCATTCCACACACAGTGCAAAGTTTCTGCACTAATGACAGATTTGCCTGAGAACCATATGATCGGgacaagaaccatttaggaagcAGTGTTTCCGATTGTCTTTTACTTTGACTTATTGTGTGAAATAGTGTAGAGATCCACCTACAAGCTCCTACAGTCTCAGAAATACTGTCTGTCCCACGACCCataacctttatttatttacttacttatttatttataaattcgAGATTTATGCATTTTAATCCTGGACTGCTGGTTAAGTGTGAAGATGGACTAAAGTGTATAGAGAACAGAGAGTACTAAAATTAAATGTGGTGTTCAGCTAGCTACAATTTAATTAACTTATATTTACGTTAAGGCTTCACGTATAATGTCCTAATTTAGCTAGCATGTCAACATTCATTCACCCTATCAGTCTAAACAGAAATAACGGCTGAAACGGTTATATTTAGGCTGAAAATCTTGTGATCTTGAATTTTGGATCTGGGCTTTACTGCAGCTCAGTGTATTAAAGTCTCATTGGATAGCACGTCGTTTCTGTGTCTAATTTCTggcgatttttttttttgtttatttgggagATAACTAACTGTACAGCAGGATGGCAGTGCAGTGTAATCTTACCGAATCCGTTTAGACGATCTGGGAGTGTAGATAATGTTCAGTGCTCAGATCTCCTCTTCTGTTTCTAGTTAGCTATAGCTGACTACCAACTAGCACCCGGCTACTGTTAGCTGGACATGTACACAAACACTGCGAGCCATGCTGTCTAACCAGGCAGAAAGCTACAGATCCGCGCCAAACTGCGTCTATATGGACAGATCAAGGTAATGTGCGCCTCAGTGAACGCGCGCACATCACTGGTGTTAAAGGTTATATTAGCGCTACTGGTGCTACAAGGTTTGTCTCACAGCAAAGTGAACACAGTGACATCCAGTAGTGGAACTGTCATAATAAAAGCCTGGAAAAAACGTCTGAGCGTTAATATATACGtaaaaattctataaaaatgattaaacaaCTCAGAATTGACATTAAGAATATTTTACACATACTTGTTATTTATCCAATTGTATATTGAATTCATATTAAATGCAATTGCTACACGTATTATGAGAGTTGTAGCAAAAAATATATAGCTAATTATGACAAATATAATACACTTGTTAAGGAAATTGCATGGACCAAACGCTGCAAGCCACAGACAATAAGTATTAGGATAGAAATTTGAAAATCTAAATTAGCTACAATAAATGCAGTTTCTCAGTACTAACGTTTCTCCAACGCGGGACAgacagacttttattttgacaacgCCGCGAACGGGAAacgctgtgtgtgactcgtgcCGCTTCCCATTCGTGTCCACAGTGATGTTTGTGAACTGGTTTGGCTAAAAGGTTTTTCCTCCGTCGATTCTCCTGGAGTTAGGCAAAGTTCAAACTTCTGCACGAATGATGTGAACTCTGCTCCCGGGAGTAAACTGCAACGTTACGCGTTGTTTATTTTCAGGAGCTGGTTGACGTTGAACACAAAGCGCGCCGCGGTGGAGCTGGGTGTCGAGCAGcactgagaaagagagggggagagagagaggaagagagagagagggagagtggtATTAGAGACCTATggtctctctttcactctctcacacacttcagcATACATGTAAGGTATGTATACTGGTCTTAATTCCACTGATCACGACTTGACAGCACGGCAGTGGCGCTAACTGCTGCTTAAACCGCTCACTTCTTCTCCTGTCAGTCTCTGTCATGATGTGTAAGCCACTGCTGCTGGGGTCtgacctagctagctagctatatcaGATGAATTGTGTCCTGCTCGCTGTGTCAAAACTCAGCAGGATGAGAAAACGTATTAATAAGCATGCTTagagattaaaatatttgttttgaACATTTTAGATTAGTCAGATTAGTGTGCTAGCTATCTTTGTTTTGCACAATTGTAtagagaaaaataagaaaagagcACCATGCAAACATTTGAGCACCCCAGGAGATCTCTCGGATACCTTTTAGCAGAGTCTCAGACCTTATTTAGAACTTCATTAACAATAAaaattcactatatggacagaagtactgGAAATCGAAAagcaaggatattaaaaagagtgtatcttGCCTTTTTGGAGTAACGCActcagcgttagtgaggtcaggaagttggatgatcaccaccccaattcatcccaaatcactggacggagcaccatcattccggaGCGCACAGTGTTAAGCtgtggagctttatacccctctagcccacgcgtGGCATTAGACAAGGTGCcgacaggttcatgtttatctgctccagagaaaggttttcttttggcagtacttctttctttacagggactagacaatatgtatgtttgtacatctgtgtcagcaatgggttgcattaaatgcattcattagaaggggtgtctacaaccatttggacatattgtgttgTTGATGCCACACGATCTGGCTTACCAAAGTGTTTCTGCTCTGCAGTTTGGGACTACAATTTGGGTTTCTAAGACCAGTACAAAAAAGGTGAAAATGTTCGTGGAAGTGGTTTAAAGGATTttagtgtgatttgtatttatgacaGGGGTGTAAAAGTCAGTTACCCTCCGCAACCGTAGGGGGTAGCAAAGGCCCAGTggcaaaaaatgcatttttactgtAGATATGAGGGTGAAGATTGCATTTCTGATAATTCGTAGGAATTCATTGGATTTTTCGGTTCTCAAAGTGGAGGACCAGGCACTTTGTAACTGTAGTATTTTGTACTGTTTGATTTTTGTCCTGTACCTTTTCAGGTAACCAAGACTGTACAGCGGAAGATCACTTCATAAGTAAAGCAAGTAGGTGGaatattttcatctttgtttaaaatgtgttaaacttttaaaatggtAAAACATGGCCCAAAATGTACATTGATGCCAGAATGTATctcctgcttttttttattttatttttttataaaggaATTcgttttttcttgctttttcaCTTATAAAAGCATAATTCTGACACCAGTCTTGTTTTAGTGTGACTGTGAAAATCTTTAGCTAAAAGGTACTTTAACAcactgtattttctttttcttttttccccctctagTGGCGTtcaggagagagaggaacaTCCGAGAGATGTATGAGGAGCGCTTCCATCCAGAACGAGCTGTAAGAGCAGtgtttacactacacacacatgccgTCTGTGTGCCTTGATGTCATAGCTATTTGACACACTTGCCTTTGTTTGTTTAGGGCCTGTATCAAAGAGGGGCTGGTGGGGAAAGGAGACCCAATTTCGGACGCCCTGATGATGAATACGGTCGAGGTTTCGAATATGACGGCCCTCGCTTTTACCCAAACGGTGCACCCCGAAACTACCATGGTGAAGATCAGAGGGGTTATCATGGTGACAGCCATCACTCTTTTAGCAATGAACCTAGAGCGGGCCCACCCGGCCGGAGGGTGAGTACAGAAGCTGCAGCAACGAAACCGcattaaatactgtgttgtgttttcatcTAACTTGCATTGCACTTCTTTAATAAATGCACTAAAGAAATCATTTTGGATAACTGATTTTAAAattgtctttttattattaaaacgtAAATGAGTTCCATCATGCTACACAAACAGTTCTTCAGGGCTTCTTTAGTCAGGCAATGATTCTACATTGTCTATATTGTGATTGTGGTCCAGCCTGGTGTGTTATAATGATACTGCAGCACAGCACATCGGCTACTATCCGCTACAGAGTTCTCTGAGTTCTCCCTGCAGTGTTGAACTGTTTTACAGTGAAACTCAAGAACGTAATCgttgtttttactgtatctAAGCTGCTTTTCCTCCAATCTTGAGCGAATATGCTGTTACACTCCTGTttgtattttctgctgttttgtgCCGTGTCACCAAAGGCACGAGGGAAATGCACTACCATCACTCTTCTGTCACGGCTGACAGAAAAACGAAACTACCTCAGAATGTTCCGCTTCACTGGTGAGGGTGCCACACTGCTGGTTAAACAGCaagtttaaaaacagcagcaggctgatgcacaagcattagattggggggggggagagaaatCATAACACAGATAAGTGACATAAGACAATACTTTGGAGTTCCTGCAGCATATATGCAAGACAGGCAGAGAATACCCAAAAGAGCAGGGTACAAATAATAATACGAAGAAATAGAATGTAGAGTGTGTAAATGTTCATGTGCGTATACCCATGCAAAAGAGCATGACCAGTGCAGAATAGGCAGTAATGCAGATGATGCATACAGTGCTGTATCGCTAAAGATTTACCCATAGAAGAAACACAGATTGCCACCTCAGCCACAAAAACATCCAGTTAACCAAACTCTCATGACAGTTGGGTTCAGTTTCACTAGCCACATCCAGGCATGATTATTATCAGACTTGTAAATATCTCTTGTATGTCCCCCTGAGGACCCAATTAAACTTAGTTTACTAAAAccaacttctttttttttaaattccagATAACATTTTTACACTAAATCATTGTTCATTTCCATCTCCTAATGCATCATATCAATGTTATAACAGATGTCAGAATTTATTTATGTGCACATTTATTAAACAGTGATTGACAACATTAATTCAGTGTTATTTTTGAGCGTATGTAAATGGAAAATCAATATACAATGCTGTCAGTTATTTTGCTCTCTTGAAATATTTACGTattatgtaatttatttgtttatttttataactCATACTTTTGCAATGGCAAAAGGCTCgtatttacttattttgtttaatttgcttttttgtttaattacttttttatcCTTAGAGAgagctgtgtaagtgtgtatattttatatttatatacactgcTGTCCCAGCACACAACAGCATAAAAACTAGCACTAGCACCACAGACCCATAGAAAGATCTCAGCAGCAGACCTGCCGTGCCAAAGGACCTCAGCCTCTTCAGGAAGTACAGTTGCCTCTGGCCCTTCTTGTACAGCCTGTTTACAGTCAATCATCATCCCAACTTGTCTCAGAGCAGCTTCAGAATGTCACGTTATGTAAAtagtctgtttaaaaaaattagaTTTGTATTTCATTATTAATTGGCAGCACTGGCTGTTTTATCTATGAAAACACAGAGAGCGGATCGCCATCGACTGATACTAAGCATTAGCTGATAATGTACTTAAAATAAAGAGCAGGGGCTGAAAAACAGGATTGTGACTTCAGTACGTTTGCATAGCATAGGGATAATTGCATAATTCcacaattataaataaataaatatatataataatatatatgcaGAATTAtatagagcttttttttttgttttgttttctaatTCTAGTTTTCAGGTATCTGCTCTCCACATTGTACTGTTTTACCCACCCCAGCATATCCTCACTCAGTTCACAAGCCCTTCATGCATTGTAAACGTGTCCTAAAGGAGACATTTGCAAACATTCCTTGTAACATTAATACAAATATCAATAATATCTCATATATCAAGAATATTGTcaatttttgtgtgtgtgtgtttttgcaaaAAGAATCTGGGGAAGCATTGCATAAACATCACATAATAGTCATATTAACAATGACACAACCGGTTGAGCCATTTTGAAGTTCAGGTGCGTCGTCGAGGTGTAGTTTTTCCAAGGTGGCTCTGAATTGTAGGTCAGTCTCTCTTTGTATGATTGTAATTATCACTTAagtctctgggtgtgtgtgtctcaacAGGAGGACTACCCTTATTAcagaggacccagagaggagCCTCACTCTGGACGCCAAGTGGATTTCAGGTATTAGCTTGATGTATAGTAATCGTACACACTTAAGTTGCCAAGGGGAAAAGAATGTGCCTATCCTTGCGGTCAGTGTTATGTCTGAATGTGATCCTAAGCAGAGAACGAGCTAGAAAAGCATCAAGCCTGACAAACGCTGCGCAATTGTAGCCAATTTTAGGCCTGCATCTCAGGACGTTTGACGTGCGGTGTGAGAGGGGAAGCAATGCCCAAAAAAACCCAATTGAGTAGTCGGTTGACCCGATGGCTTTCTGGCATGTCAGGAGTTTTGGTTGCTTGTCTCACAGTCAAGTCGTACCTTTCATCCTATATTTCATCTCTGCATAGCAGACAAACTGCAGTGTCCACGTCTTCCCAACCACCTGTGGATCCATGTACTACATTCCCTTTCTTTTCTCCAAGGACTCCCAGTACACAGCAAGGCACAAGTTATCAAGACTAAGTGGTTTCTCAACATTTCTAATATACAGGGTGCCATATTCTGCTGAAATCTATGTAGAAAGAAGTCTGCCTATGGGCTGCGTTTCACAGGGTGTGTGAGCACCCACGTTGCAGCATGTCAGTCAGACCAACTGCTTTTGCACAGTATGAGCAAAAGAACCAAATAATAAGACGTCCAAAATAGCTGAGATGGTTATTTGTCTGGATTATTTTGGGATATCTGTGGCCCTTGCAATACCTTGAGCTTTCTAAAAATATTTGCTTTTCTCAGCAGATGGCAGCACTGCTTCAGCCGTTAAAAGTGCTtgagaaggggtgtgtgtgtgtgtgttcatatgttTTCCTGTTCGGAGGGGAAACAGTGCCATAGTACAATATAGGATCAGGGAAATAAGTGATAACACATCAGAGCATTTTCTTTTGGTTTCCCTGATCAAAGTTTGAGTctgtagaaaaaaaagttattacTGCATACATTCACTACCTGTCAAAAATTAGAAAACACCCtattgtgctgtgttgttgacATTTAAACACTTCAGGTCCAAAAAGAACCTGTAATTGTAAAAAGGGAAgcatggtaaatttaatacattGAATTAAAAAAGGTGTTGCTTTTTTTTCAGGGAACATTGCAGGATTATTGCttaaccactcacagctggttTGTATCAATGGGAGTAAATTCTATTTTGGAAATTGATGCAAACATTTcagatgtccaaacttttgcagatTACCTACAAACCCTTTTTTAGGTATGAAAGTGGTGTTGAAACAGACTGTGTTACTGCTCTCTGTACCACAGTATgtataatgaataaaatacGTACATAATATTATAAGAAGACACTTAACAAAGAAACTCACAGATGAActattatacattttaatattataaactTAAAGGTGTAGGCTTTTCTTTTGGAGAAATTCCAAATTTCAAGTCTGAGTGTAATGAGTACAGTCCTACCCCATCAAAAACTTCAGAAACCTACTTAGTACCTGGAGAAAACTTTAAAAACAGAAGAGATTGTGTGATTGTGGGCGTTTTAAAACTTCTGACCTGTAGTGTATAcatgtacattattattattattattattattattattatttgtttttttaatgtatataattatgtgtgtgtgtgtgagaaagcgagagagagagagagaaaaacatgtCAAGTCCTATGTCTTAACAAGGAGCATAAATCAAGCTAATACCCGACCTACATTCTGCTGGATTTCTGGCTTTGCTGTCATGGGAATGTACCCAGAGAGAGGTGCTGTGGTTTAAGGGTTAGTTTAGGAAGATTCCTTGTGGCTTTATCGCTCTTGTTCCTCCCACGTTAACCCTCTCCATCTCCTGTAATTTAAATGCTCTCTCTTATTTATATTAGCTGTATCATCATTAGGGAAAACCTACCTGtgcactgttgttgttgttgttcttcccTGTGCGAGAAAGCCTGTCCTGTCATGCCGTGTTATCTTTGAGTTATCAGTTCCTGAGTTAACAGTTTGGAAAGTGTACTCATGGCTGCGCATATTAAGATTTGGCTAGATGTTGGAGAAAATGGGCCTCAAGTTGAGCCTCAAGCAAGCAAACCCTTAAAATGAATAGGTACATCAGTGTGGCCAGAGTGACCCGTCACAAACACACGTGAGAAGTGACACGTACTGCGTACTTTGTAGCCATTCTCATTGATGTTGTACAGCTCCTCCCTCAGGTTCGCCCCTCACCCCGTGTCACCACACTCCCTGCCAGTCACAACTGGGTCACAACACTTTTCACACTTCTGGATGAGGACTCCCCTGAAGGTGCCGGATATTTAGCCTGCAAGCTCTCAGGTCGCGCCTCTTAACGGTTCGCAGATAGCGGCCGAGCTGATCACGAGCATACACCATTTTGCCTCTGTCCCAGAGCTTTTTTCAGTCATTAAAAACTGTTGGTGAGTGAAAAATCAAAGGAACTGCTCAAACTGCTGGAAGAAGAGCGCAGTTTACAATATGGGTGGTCTTTTGTCAACTCAATATCACAAAAAAGACCCCTCATCTGCAGCACGAGCACTGGCATGCAGACTAGCTAGCTTTTCGGCTTTCTTATGGTCCATGTTTGTACTCAAAGAGAT contains:
- the zcrb1 gene encoding zinc finger CCHC-type and RNA-binding motif-containing protein 1; this encodes MSGGLAPSKSTVYVSNLPFSLTNSDLHKLCTKYGKVVKVTVVKDKQTRMSKGVAFVLFLDRESAHNCARALNNKQLFGRLVKASIAIDNGRAAEFIRRRNYTDKSRCYECGEDGHLSYSCPKNLLGEREPPPKKEKKKKKKIKQPEEVEPEESADEGEDPALDSLSQAIAFQQARMEEEERRRKQAVEDSGQASTSDDSHKPRIKKSAYFSDEEELSD